The genomic region ttcAACTTAAAAAGAGAAACATGTCAAATGAAAATTACAGTTGATGATGTTAAATGAAAATTAAGCAGGTTCAACATAACCTAAAACATTGAAATGATGTTGCCATGGAAAATCAACCATTTAAAACATTGAATTCCAAACCTGCCCTAACTATTATTTGGTACAGCAAAATGAAAATTAAGCAGATTCAATATCTGAACCTTCCAAACCTTCTTGATAGAGTTCAAAGTCTTCAGGACTCCAGGACTCCATCTGCATATCAAGTTTAGCTTTAAAGTAGCCATCTTCATGTCCACTAACCGCTACATTTATAAATAACTAACATGTGAAATATAATTACACAAAGAATTTGATCTTTCAAATAAAAGGATCATGCTATAATAGTACATTTAAGGTGACACTTgaaccttttgacccgtttccttATTAACTAACCTTTTCTATTTACCCAATTGTCCAATTAGAAATAAAACGTAACCCATTCATAAAAGGGCCAACCATGGACCACTTCTCTGACAGAACATAGCCACCTCATGAATCTTAACGCTACAATGTACACACCAAGTAATACAAAAGACATTGATTGTGATTATGTTGAAAGAATCCTGAAAACAAACCAGTATGCGAGAAGATTCAGGCGATATGAGTTTCCCCTCTTCACAAACAACAAAATCCCCAACAAGTTCCACCACTCCTGCTCGATATCAAcaaaaccaaaataaaaaaaCCAGTATGGGTTTTTTATTAACTCTTTTGACCAATTAGATATAGAATACAATTCGGATGAACACGTTCATAAGCAAATTGGTTAAAGCTGTCACCTCTACTAATTGTGTGTTTGTGTGTCGTGTAAGAGATATAATGGATACCTTTATTTAAGCGCACAGGCATTCCTTGCTTGCGCAAGAATGGCCCCATCTCATGTGTGAACTGGTCCAGTGGACCTTCTTTAAGTTCCACCTGAGAAATCAAACATATACATTAAACATGTTAAGACACTGACTCACATGCTCAATACTCTTTGCAATGACATCATGAAATACTTTATTAATAAAGCCACGTAAATCTATGCAGAAAAAACATTTACTTATAAATTACATCTAGATTTTTACTAACCGTTTCTGTAGCAATGCTGCCCGTCCTAGCAAAATCTAATGTTCATAATCATTACACACAACATTAACATCAGATCAAGATCTTTACACACAgcatggacgaaaatggcattttactctactTTTAATAAGTTTCACATGTTTGACCTATTAGAGATATACACAACCCGAACCGACTCATTCACAACTAAAATGAGCCGAAAACGCCACCACTAAACAAAACGTAAAATTAAGACACACTTACAATCAACTTTGAAGAAAATTCCGAAAATCTACACTCCTAAGCACTGCATGAGGTCAAGGTCATCATCAAGCAGATAATTGAAATCCGTATCAAGTGAAGTCGTTCCATTGATCCTGAAATTAAACGGGCTATTAAACCCTCCATAATCTAGCGACAAACTATTGATCGATGATTCAAAATGGTTATCAAACGGTCTCTCATTCCCTTTATGAAACGAATCTTTTTTCAAGACTCTGCATACGATCACCCGGAACTGCATTGACGTTTTCATTCTCGAACATGTTAACCAGCTGCTTTCCATCAACGGGCGCAAATAAAGAGGATATGGAACCAGACTATGTAAATCAGAACTTTGTGGCCCGTGGTGGACCCTACTTGGTCGGTGATCCGGTTCTTGAACCAGTGGATACAGTAACATGTCATTATGCGTTCGTGAATTGGTAAATTGTTTGTCCAATATGTGTTCGTGAATCCGAACATCAGTTCCGGTTTCAACCAATGTATGGCCATCCAATATGCATTCGTGAATCGGTAAATCGATTAACGATGTACTGACTTGGTTTACATCAGTTCCGGTTTCAACCAATGTATGGCCATCAAAATTTAAGAGAGTAACTTATTATAGCCACTATTAGATGGTTGGTGAATATTAATTAATCATCCGATGGTATCCAGTAGTTTTTTCATATAGAAACCACCTGAAATCCTTTGAAGTATCCTCTTAGAAGGATCCATTTTGTATCTGACCGACCCAATGCAAAATATCCGAACTCCTGCACATAAATACAAATTTAGAATGTGATAGTCAAACATAAATACACTATTAATCAACTTACTTGACAAGTTGATCCTAAAATTAATCTTCAAACCACAGCAGTAAAACACAATTTAAGTATAAATCAATATCATATCATTGTCCTTTCCCTACAAGCCATTAGCAAGATCTATAAAAACGTCAATATCATATCACTATCCTTTTAGTTACATATTTATGTATCAATAATCACAGTAACTAAATGTAGGTTGAGATGCTAACAATATTCCAATTAAGTCCACTTAATTCAACTTAAAtcgtatcatcatcatcatcatcatcatcatcatcatcatcatcatcatcatcatactcagtatatcccaccaatagcaaagctaatgtagggtctgaggagggtaagatgtagacaaccttacctctaccccgtagaagtagagaggctgcttccagtgagacccccagctcggtagtagttttgcatcaagccttggacataaggacATAAAACTCAGCAATTGGGACAAAAGCCGATTAgcgcatgtacccccttgtctttcggctatcaacgccaccacatgatgcatgattaaccatccctcgctttttaacgttattttcacaaaattagtaaaataacgttaaaattagtgcactttcacttttgccccccaaaggcccacacatatatacattaacCGTCCCTCGCTTTTTCAACTTAAATCgtgtaaaaatgaaaataaaaatagcTGAAAATATGGTTGAGAGTCGGGTTTACCTCAAATAATGTTGGAAATGTTGTTTGTATGGTTAAAAGCGTTAGACCCGATCAACCCTGTCACAGCATGACGACTGCAAGCAACCAATGTATAAACAATGTATAAGTTAGTTTTCGAAAGactcatatcatcatcatcatattcagtaaatcccaccaatagcaaagctaatggtgggtctgaggagggtaagatgtagacagccttacctgtCAGCAATGAATCTTTTTTTTGAACGATTGTCAGCAATCACCTAAGAATCTCCCTGTACTGCTTTTGGAGGGCAGAACACCCAAGAATTACAGTCTTGCCACTGACCAAATTCGCATTCACAACATCCCGAAGCACTTTAAGCCATGGGGTCCGGTCTTCATCCGACAAAGGAATCCCCTTCTTCATCTTCTCTGTTTATTGATACACATATTTCTATCTTCACAAATgaccaagatcatcacacaataTGTGCAACAAGAGCCCATTTCAAAACTATTACTTTTGTTTGATTGCGGATGGAAGTCATCAGCATCAACAAAGCTACAATTTAGAGCGTTTGCAAGCAGTTCGCCTATAGTTCTACATAATCCATGAAAATTAAGAGTTTTTATAAAGAATTTCAAATAGATTACACCAAAATCATGATGAAACTCATGATTTTCCAGCGCCACCAACTCCCATTAACTCAACAGCAATTCCTGCAAATTTAAAAGATGAATTGAAAGCAACAATAATTGAAGATACAGTTGACAAATTATTAAAGAGAAGACAAGATTAGGGACCTGTATGATCTGAATCCATGACTCCAAACTCAATAAAGGTCCACCTTGTTGCCATAATCACAAACATTCAAACAAACAGTTGGTGGGCATCAGAAAGATTATCAGATTGCAATAATATACAAGCAAATTAAACTATAGGGGTGCATCAATTTGCAATGAAACAGATCAGATGGAGAAAGAAGatgaaataaattaaattatTAAACAACTAATTAGGGCTGGTGCATGAATTAATTGATACGGAGTAATAGTCAGTGGTTAGTCAGCAGTGGATTGGATGGGGTTGTTGGTTAGCATCAGTGGATAGATGTGTTAGCAGTAGCTTGATAGTCAGCAGTAGATTCATAATCAGCAGTGGATTGAGTTACAAGATGGCAACAGTGGGATGGGTTGGTTAGCAACAGAGGTTTGAGGTTGTTAGTCAGTTAGGCAGTTAGAAGGTTAGTTAGTCAGTAGTTGTATGGTTGTTGTAAACTGTGTATAAAAGGGAAGGTTGTAATAGTATAGGGTATCTTGGAAATAATAACAAACTCTTCTTAGTCTCTCTTTCTCTCAAACTGCCATTAACGACCTCTCGAAGCTCATTCTTTCCATTGAGTTTCCTGAACATTAATAGGACTTGACCATTGTTGATTCAACCTCAAGTTCATTCAAATCCAAACCGTAtcgttggtatcagagctgtctATCCTTGGACACTCTCGATTCAATTCAATTTTGAGCCCTAATTCGATCAATTAGGGAAAAATCACAAACGTTCAATTTTAATTTCTGAATTCGGTCATTGTTTTGATCGAATTCCTTCAATTGTTGTTCGTTCAGTTCAATTTCTAATTGATCTTTGTTCAGATCAATTCCACGACCAAAAATGACAAAGAGACACGGTCATAATGATACCGATGATGCTGAAAGCAGTCAGCAGATGAATAATCGAATCGAGGAAAACACAAAAGCATTAGAAGAAGTGAGGAACATGGTGACCGGATTATCTTTATAGTTGACCCAGATGGTCAATAACCAAGGTAATGGCAAAGATTATCAAAGGCAGGGCCCGCAACAAGAAGGAGAAGGGTTCAATTTTGCGGCAAGATTGACCAAAATTGAATTCCCTCGGTTTAAAGGTGATGATCTTACTTCTTGGTTGTTTAAGGTAGAGCAATTCTTCCAACTGGATAAAGTGTCTGATGCAACGATAGTTAGGTTGGCGGCTATTCATTTTGAAGAAAAAGCATTACAGTGGTATCAATCTCTTACTAGCCAGAGGGTTGAAGGTGAAGTATTGTCATGGACAGAATTGGTGGATGCCTTGAAAGTCAGATTTGGGGAATTGTTTGATGACCCTATGACCGATTTAAAGAATTTGAAACAGATTAATTCAGTACAGGAGTATCATGATAAGTTTGATGCTATCATAAGCAGACTTCAGTTACCTACTGAATATGCATTAAGTTGTTTTCTTGTTGGCCTGGAAGAGGAGATACAGTTGCAGGTGAGAATGTTTAACCCAAAAAACATTCAAGAGGCTTTTTGTTTGGCAAAATTACAAGAAGCAACTATCAAGGCCAAAAGAAACAGGTTTGGGTCTAAAAATTCTGTTCTGACTAATCCAGTTGCTACCAAACAGATACTACCTTATGCAAGGCCAGTTAGTATGGATAATAAGAAGAATGTAATTAGAAAAACTTTAACTAGGAGTGAAATGGATGAGAGAAGGTCAAAAGGGTTATGTTTTAACTGTGATGAAAAGTATTCTAAAGAGCACGTGTGTAGGGGTAATAAGAGGCCATAGTTGTATCATATAGAAGTAGAATGGGTAGAGGATGAGAGTGTTGATGAAGATATAGTGGAAGAAGTATTGGAATGTGCTCAGATTTCTGTAAATGCAGTAGAGGGTAGTGATGTGTATAAGTCCATACGGGTGACAGGACATTTTGGAAAATTTGAGTTGCAATTATTGATGGATACTGGAAGCTCTCACAATTTTCTAGATCTGACATTAGCAAAACGGATGGGGTGTAAGTTGGTTAAAGGTCCGGCTATGTTGGTTAAGGTAGCAAATGGGTATGAGGAAATTTGTGATTTGATGGTTAAAAGGTTTAGTTGAATTATGCAAGGCATTCAGTTTGAAGCTGATGTTTATGTGATGCCTCTTGGAGGTTGTGATTTAGTATTGGGGGTGCAGTGGTTTACCACTTTAGGCAGCATTAAGATGAATTATAATGACAGAACTGTTGCATTCAAGTTTAAAGGGCAGAAGGTGGTATTAAGGGGACAAAATGGTAAAAGATTGACTCAATTTAGCAAAGGAAGTTTAAAGAAGATAGAACAGCAGAGGGGAGAGTTGGCTATGGTGCAAGTTTGTGCTATTGAAAGGTTGAGTACAAGCACTTCAGTAGTGCTACAAAAAACTCAGCAAACAAAGGAACAGCAGCTGCAGCTATAGCAATTGCTAACTGAATTTAATGATGTATTTCAGGATTTAAAGTCTTTACCTCCAACTAGAGGGCAATATGATCATAGAATTCCTTTGAAACAAGGAACAGATGGTGTGAATTTGAGGCCCTATAGATATCCGGTAGTGCAAAAGGATGTTATAGAGAAAATGACAAATGAGTTGTTGGAGCAGGGGGTAATCAGAACGAGTACCAGTTCTTTTGCTTCACCGGTGGTATTGGTTAAGAAAAAAGATAATACGTggcggatgtgtattgattataggaaatTAAATCAGGTTACTATTCCTGATCAGTTTCCTATACCCTTAGTGGAAGATTTAATGGATGAGTTGTGTGGAACTAAGTTCTTTTCTAAACTCGATTTAAAATCTGGGTATTATCAGATTAGGATGGGGGCAGAAGATATTCATAAGACAACATTCAAGACTCATAATGGCCATTTTGAGTTCTTGGTAATGCCTTTTGGCCTCACAAATGCTCCTTCTACTTTTCAAGGTTTGATGAATCATGTCTTTAAACAATATTTGAGGAAGTATGTGCTGGTCTTTTTTGATGACATATTGGTTTATAGTCCCTGTTGGGAAACTCACATGTTGCACTTAAAAGATGTATTAGGTGTGTTGAGACAACATCAGCTGGTGGCAAAGAAAAGTAAATGTGAGTTTGGTGCGACCGAGTTGGAATATTTGGGACACGTCATTTCTCAAAAAGGGGTAGCTACAGATCCTGCAAAGGTATCAGCTATTCAACAGTGGCCTGTTCCAAGAAATGTCAAAGAATTAAGGGGATTTTTGGGCCTTACGGGTTATTATAGACGATTTGTGAAGGATTATGGTAGTATTACGAAACCACTAACTCAGTTACTTAAAAAGGATTCATTTCAGTGGTCAAGTATAGCTCAGCAGGCTTTTGAGAGGCTGAAGAGTAGCATGAGTCAACCTCCTGTGTTAGCATTACCTGACTTCAGTGAAACTTTTATAGTGGAAACTGATGCTTCAGGATATGGAATTGGGGCGGTTCTTATGCAAAAAGGACACCCTATCGCTTACATTAGTAAAGCATTGTTTCCAAGACATATGTCTTTATCTACTTATGAGAGAGAGCTATTGGCAATTATTCATGCAGTACAAAAATGGCAGCCATACTTAGCACACAACCACTTTGTGATCAAAACTGATCAACATAGTCTGAAATATCTTTTGGATAGTAAAATTTCTACTCCATTCCAACAAAGGTGGTTATCAAAACTGATGGGCTTTAATTTTGATATTGTATACAAGAAGGGTGTTGACAATAAAGTTGCAGATGCATTATCAAGAGTGACTCATGGAAAGATCTTACAGTTGGCTGCTTCTTCAGTACACACTGATTTATGGGCTGCCATTATAGAGGGATGGACACAAGATGAGGAGTTGGTGCAAATTATCCAAGATTTACAAAAAGATCCTTTATCTCATGGGCAGTATAGTTGGCATAATAATGAATTACGGAGGAGGGGTAAATTGGTCATTGGCAGAATAACTCCATTGAGATAGCAACTTTTGAAATGGATGCATGATTCAGGGCAAGGGGGTCATTCAGGAGTTCATGCAACTACAAATAGGGTTGCTAGGTTGTTTTATTGGCCCAAATTAAAAAAAGATGTCTTGGCTTATATCAGACAGTGCACTGTTTGCCAGCAGTGCAAGGCAGAAACAGTGGCTTATCCAGGTATGTTACAGCCTTTGCCTATTCCTAAAGCTGTATGGGAAGATATAGCCATGGATTTTGTGGAAGGATTACCTAAATCAGGGAATAAAGAAGTTATTTGGGTAGTAGTGGATAGGTTAAGTAAGGGGGCACATTTTGTCGCTTTACAACATCCTTTTACAGCAGTAGATGTGGCGCAGATGTATTTGGATCATATATACAGGTTGCATGGTCCTCCTAaatccattgtatcggatagggataaaGTGTTTGTAAGTAGATTTTGGAAAGAACTGCTGCTGTTACAAGGAGTAGAACAGCGAATGTCTAGCtcttatcatccgcaaacagacggGCAGACGGAGGTCTTGAATAGATGCTTGGAAAATTATTTGCGATGTATGTGCTTTGATAAGCCTAAAGAGTGGGTAAAGTGGCTGCCCTTAGCTGAATATTGGTACAACACAACTTATCAGTCTGCCATAAAATGCACTCCTTTTGAAGTCATTTATGGACAGCCACCCCCTTTACACTTACCTTATCTGCCTGGTGAAAGTAATGTGGAAGCAGTGGATAGGAGTTTGATTGTTCGCGAAGAGGTTATTAATATCCTCAAAGCTAATTTGGTTCAAGCTCAGCAGAGGATGAAAAGACTGGCAGATGATCACCGATCAGAACGGCACTTTAATATAGGGGATTGGGTGTATTTGAAGTTACAGCCTTATAGGCAGCAATCTGTTGTTCAAAGGGGTAACCAAAAGCTGTCTGCAAAATATTTTGTACCATACTTAATTTTGTCTAAGGTTGGGGAGGTAGCTTATACTCTGCAGTTGCCAAAAGAATCCTCTATTCATCCTAAAGTTCATGTGTCAATGCTTAAAAAGTATCATGGTCCTTTACCTATTGCTGGAAAAATTGAAGATGTGGGGCAGGTGCTTATACAAGAGCCTGAGAGTGTTATTGAGACTAAAGTGTCTAAAAGGTTTAATAGAGTGGTTGTTCACTGGTTGGTGAAGTGGAAACAGGTTGGGCCAGAAGATGCTACTTGGGAAGAGGCAGCTGTGATAATGCGAAAACTTTTGATCCTTGGGGTCAAGGATCAGGTTATCAGGGGGTATTGATACGGACTAATAGTCAGTGGTTAGTCAGCAGTGGATTGGATGGGGTTGTTGGTTAGCATCAGTGGATAGATGGGTTAGCAGTAGATTGATAGTCAGCAGTAGATTCATAATCAGCAGTGCATTGAGTTACAAGATGGCAACAGTGGGATGGGTTGGTTAGCAACAGAGGTTTGAGGTTGTTAGTCAGTTAGGCAGTTAGAAGGTTAGTTAGTCAGTAGTTGTATGGTTGTTGTAAACTGTGTATAAAAGGGAAGGTTGTAATAGTATAGGGTATCTTGGAAATAATAACAAACTCTTCTTAGTCTCTCTTTCTCTCAAACTGCCATTAACGACCTCTCGAAGCTCATTCTTTCCATTGAGTTTCCTGAACGTTAATAGGACTTGACCATTGTTGATTCAACCTCAAGTTCATTAAAATCCAAACCGTATCATTAATCTGAAAGGGGTTCAGTGATATGACGAAAACCTAAAAATCAATGGATATCAAAATAATTAGAACCTGCAACAGGTGTTCATCAAACCATCATCGCCGCCGCCTGAAGACGACAGTTTCACGGTCGTCTCCATCACCGATAGGCCCCCTCTCTTAATTCTTGATCTTGATCCTCCTCCCTCTTTCGATTTCTCCTTATGTCTCTCTATCTCTTCACTTTCCTGGTCATGAAATCGCCACCACTTGCTTGAACAACCGTCGCTTCATCTAGATCCAT from Helianthus annuus cultivar XRQ/B chromosome 10, HanXRQr2.0-SUNRISE, whole genome shotgun sequence harbors:
- the LOC118482692 gene encoding gluconokinase-like translates to MATRWTFIEFGVMDSDHTGIAVETIGELLANALNCSFVDADDFHPQSNKKKMKKGIPLSDEDRTPWLKVLRDVVNANLVSGKTVILGCSALQKQYREILR